The following coding sequences are from one Streptomyces sp. NBC_01294 window:
- a CDS encoding DoxX family protein, translating into MFGTLMLIAVPTVLFRLLGAFCVERFATWRVSVLHGLAVMLVFTASAHFVPSALGPVPGHHDLVAMVPPFVPFPRLAVYATGVLELLGAAGLVRESTRPTAGLGLAALFVLMLPANIHAAVEQIPFNGEPATPLWFRIPEQVIFIAVALWAYVPTRGAAARKADGVPAWTSFRDGSASGGLTPPSPPHGSTTGD; encoded by the coding sequence ATGTTCGGCACACTCATGCTCATCGCCGTTCCCACCGTGCTGTTCCGGCTGCTCGGCGCCTTCTGCGTCGAACGGTTCGCGACCTGGCGGGTGTCCGTCCTGCACGGCCTTGCGGTCATGCTCGTGTTCACGGCGAGCGCGCACTTCGTCCCGTCCGCCCTCGGCCCCGTGCCCGGCCACCACGACCTGGTCGCGATGGTCCCGCCGTTCGTGCCGTTCCCCCGCCTCGCGGTCTACGCGACCGGCGTCCTGGAACTCCTCGGCGCCGCCGGACTCGTCCGGGAGTCCACCCGGCCGACGGCCGGGCTCGGCCTCGCCGCGCTGTTCGTCCTGATGCTCCCGGCCAACATCCACGCGGCCGTCGAGCAGATCCCGTTCAACGGGGAGCCGGCGACGCCGCTGTGGTTCAGGATCCCCGAGCAGGTGATCTTCATCGCCGTCGCGCTGTGGGCCTACGTCCCGACGCGCGGCGCGGCTGCCCGCAAGGCCGACGGGGTCCCGGCTTGGACGTCGTTTCGCGATGGCTCCGCGAGCGGGGGGCTCACACCGCCATCGCCACCGCACGGATCGACCACCGGCGACTGA
- a CDS encoding cupin domain-containing protein, with product MTQEPDLVQIVHVDDIDPTEVAPGITRRRLPATEWARGWVYDFAPGAQWPEEDVHETEERYYVVSGEFIDCGRRLAAGSYVVFAPGSTHRPRTETGARMIGITVLG from the coding sequence GTGACTCAAGAACCCGACCTCGTACAGATCGTCCACGTCGATGACATCGACCCGACCGAGGTCGCTCCCGGCATCACCCGCAGGCGCTTGCCCGCCACGGAGTGGGCACGTGGGTGGGTGTACGACTTCGCCCCGGGTGCGCAATGGCCCGAAGAGGACGTGCACGAGACCGAGGAACGCTACTACGTGGTGTCCGGCGAGTTCATCGACTGCGGCCGACGCCTCGCGGCGGGCAGCTACGTGGTGTTCGCGCCGGGCAGCACGCACCGCCCGCGCACGGAGACCGGGGCGCGCATGATCGGGATCACCGTTCTCGGGTGA